The following are from one region of the Streptomyces rubrogriseus genome:
- a CDS encoding HD domain-containing protein — protein MVAGPEMPEVPDPGGSGASSHSDPPKALPEAWQPLLGRPALAELLGHPLAGAALKEMCRLLPPHVAVHSLRTFLLADACARTHGLAYDRVGLLAAAAFHDAGLVGRTPLGRGGFPCRSAQLLDHFLTRQQVGTVRRTTLTRAVREHMRPFPARDAGPEARLLHFGVWLDVTGRGGRQVPGDRRLLARLAPTPWFAVSFSARLVACGLRRVLPGSPVAHR, from the coding sequence ATGGTCGCAGGGCCCGAGATGCCGGAGGTCCCCGATCCCGGTGGGAGCGGGGCGAGTTCACACTCCGATCCACCGAAGGCGTTGCCCGAGGCATGGCAGCCCCTGCTCGGCCGCCCGGCCCTCGCGGAGCTGCTCGGGCACCCCCTCGCGGGCGCCGCGCTGAAGGAGATGTGCCGGCTCCTGCCGCCCCACGTCGCCGTGCACTCTCTGCGGACGTTCCTGCTGGCCGACGCCTGTGCGCGGACCCACGGGCTCGCCTACGACCGGGTCGGCCTGCTGGCCGCCGCGGCGTTCCACGACGCCGGGCTGGTAGGGCGCACTCCGCTCGGCCGCGGTGGATTCCCGTGCCGCTCCGCCCAGTTGCTCGACCACTTCCTGACCCGACAGCAGGTGGGCACGGTGCGGCGCACGACCCTCACGCGTGCGGTGCGCGAGCACATGCGGCCGTTCCCCGCTCGGGACGCCGGACCCGAGGCGCGGCTGCTGCACTTCGGCGTGTGGCTGGACGTCACCGGGCGCGGCGGGCGGCAAGTGCCCGGGGACCGCCGACTGTTGGCCCGACTGGCGCCCACCCCCTGGTTCGCCGTGTCCTTCTCCGCCCGGTTGGTGGCCTGCGGGCTGCGCCGGGTGCTGCCGGGCTCCCCGGTCGCCCACCGGTGA
- a CDS encoding thioester reductase domain-containing protein, protein MLKCGVGMVSFPIAEDLRLPAEIDASALPDTPEGPPERILLTGATGFLGGSLLADLLDATDARIHCLVRAESAAEARERLAGQLRARNVPEHHKSRIDVVPGSLAKPRFGLTDEEFSGLSRDIDVIYHCGAWVNLLASYPILRGCNVSGTLEILRLATRTRRIPVHYISTMGVIPAAREAGTGVSGYCATKWVAEQLVAQAADRGSPTMVHRPGVILADSRTGLVGKSDWFVHLTTASIRAGCAPDHPGLLPVGTVDFTSRAIVELSLSRPARGQVFHVIDPEPLPFRSYFQGFADAGVDLPLVPFDTWLERLRDLGDEVPRSTLRLAGETLRQMIPAPGPDTAGPTAATAHRAPPVLDSDYFRRMLAFLSRDALLPAQ, encoded by the coding sequence GTGCTGAAATGCGGTGTTGGTATGGTCAGTTTCCCGATCGCCGAAGATTTGCGACTTCCGGCGGAAATCGATGCCTCGGCTCTGCCGGATACTCCCGAAGGGCCGCCTGAGAGAATTCTGCTGACGGGAGCCACCGGATTCCTCGGCGGTTCCCTGCTCGCCGACCTGCTGGATGCCACCGATGCTCGAATCCATTGCCTGGTGAGAGCGGAATCGGCCGCTGAGGCCCGGGAGCGGCTCGCCGGTCAGTTGCGCGCCCGGAATGTGCCGGAGCACCACAAGTCCCGGATCGACGTCGTGCCCGGCAGCCTGGCGAAGCCGCGGTTCGGCTTGACCGACGAGGAGTTCTCGGGCCTCTCGCGCGACATCGACGTCATTTACCACTGCGGCGCCTGGGTCAATCTCCTGGCGAGTTACCCGATCCTGCGCGGCTGCAATGTGTCGGGGACCCTGGAAATCCTGAGACTGGCGACCCGGACCCGCCGAATTCCCGTGCATTACATCTCGACGATGGGGGTGATCCCGGCGGCCCGGGAGGCCGGGACCGGTGTCTCCGGCTACTGCGCCACCAAATGGGTCGCCGAGCAGTTGGTCGCGCAGGCCGCGGACCGCGGATCGCCCACGATGGTGCACCGGCCCGGGGTGATCCTGGCGGACTCGCGCACCGGCCTGGTGGGGAAGTCGGACTGGTTCGTCCACCTGACGACGGCGAGCATCCGCGCCGGCTGCGCCCCCGACCACCCCGGCCTCCTGCCGGTCGGCACGGTCGACTTCACCAGCCGCGCCATCGTCGAGCTGTCCCTGAGCCGGCCTGCCCGAGGACAGGTGTTCCACGTGATCGATCCCGAGCCGCTGCCCTTCCGGTCGTACTTCCAGGGCTTCGCGGACGCCGGTGTCGACCTTCCGCTCGTCCCGTTCGACACCTGGCTGGAGCGGCTTCGCGACCTGGGCGACGAGGTCCCCCGCAGCACCCTGCGGCTGGCCGGCGAGACCCTCCGGCAGATGATCCCCGCCCCGGGGCCGGACACCGCCGGCCCCACCGCGGCGACCGCGCACCGCGCCCCGCCCGTGCTCGACTCCGACTACTTCCGCAGGATGCTCGCCTTCCTGAGCCGCGACGCCCTGCTGCCCGCCCAGTGA
- a CDS encoding acyl carrier protein, which yields MSPFTLEDLTAMVAEIAGAEAARALSEQPADAPFTSLGFDSMAVIELAERIQERYGVPIPDEAVHDLRTVRRTLDYVNGRAAVAAADGAR from the coding sequence ATGTCCCCTTTCACCCTGGAAGACCTGACGGCGATGGTGGCCGAGATCGCCGGCGCCGAAGCGGCCCGGGCGCTCTCGGAGCAGCCGGCCGACGCGCCCTTCACATCGCTGGGGTTCGACTCGATGGCCGTCATCGAACTGGCCGAGCGGATCCAGGAGCGCTACGGCGTTCCCATCCCGGACGAGGCGGTGCACGACCTGCGCACCGTCCGACGGACCCTCGACTACGTGAACGGCCGGGCGGCCGTCGCGGCGGCGGACGGAGCCCGCTGA
- a CDS encoding ketoacyl-ACP synthase III, with the protein MARGAGRLTGIGVYRPGGLLTSAELDTRFGHEDGYIEQITGIRTRLKADPDDTFVEMAAQAADKALAQAGVLAEDLDCVLFSSASSVGQASCRAASLTHRIGAGRAGGFDVNGGCAGFGYGLALASGLIAAQQARQILVVAAERLSDITDPDDCATVMVFGDAAGAAVVSAAEHPGIGPAVWGTHGPGEPWMTSAPPKPGAARPYMHMDGTRVVRWFGSHMPQVAQEALDAAGLTWDDIGAFVPHQCNGRLIDAMVRRLRPPEHVAIARSIVTDGNTSSASIPLALESLLASATVRPGDKALLLGFGAGLTWCAQVVELP; encoded by the coding sequence ATGGCCCGGGGCGCGGGACGGCTGACCGGCATCGGCGTCTACCGCCCCGGTGGCCTGCTCACCAGCGCCGAACTCGACACCAGGTTCGGTCACGAGGACGGCTATATCGAGCAGATCACCGGGATCCGGACCAGGCTGAAGGCCGACCCCGACGACACCTTCGTCGAGATGGCCGCGCAGGCGGCGGACAAGGCCCTGGCCCAAGCGGGCGTGCTCGCCGAGGACCTGGACTGTGTCCTGTTCTCCTCCGCCAGCAGCGTCGGCCAGGCATCGTGCCGGGCCGCCAGTCTCACCCACCGCATCGGAGCCGGCCGGGCCGGCGGGTTCGACGTCAACGGCGGGTGCGCCGGGTTCGGTTACGGGCTGGCCCTGGCCTCCGGACTCATCGCCGCACAGCAGGCGCGTCAGATCCTGGTCGTCGCCGCCGAGCGGCTGAGCGACATCACCGACCCCGACGACTGCGCGACCGTCATGGTCTTCGGCGATGCCGCCGGGGCCGCCGTGGTCAGCGCCGCGGAGCACCCCGGGATCGGACCGGCGGTGTGGGGAACCCACGGCCCCGGTGAGCCCTGGATGACCAGCGCCCCGCCCAAACCCGGTGCCGCCCGCCCGTACATGCACATGGACGGCACCCGGGTGGTCCGCTGGTTCGGTTCGCACATGCCGCAAGTGGCCCAGGAAGCACTCGACGCGGCCGGGCTCACCTGGGACGACATCGGCGCCTTCGTGCCGCACCAGTGCAACGGGCGGCTGATCGACGCGATGGTGCGCCGACTGCGCCCGCCCGAGCACGTGGCGATCGCCCGCAGCATCGTCACCGACGGCAACACCAGTTCGGCGTCCATCCCGCTGGCCCTGGAGTCGCTGCTCGCCTCGGCCACCGTACGGCCCGGCGACAAGGCGCTGCTGCTGGGCTTCGGCGCCGGGCTGACCTGGTGCGCCCAGGTGGTCGAACTTCCGTAA